CTCCCCTCTGCGGGAGCATTTAACCCTGATGGCGGTGCTGGGGTCCTCGTGGTGGAGCCCGACCAGGGGCAGGTGCTGCAGCTCCCTGCCCCGGCACACCTGCACCCCCTGGGTGCACACCCACCCCCGGCGGGGGAAGGTGAACCGCGCAAGGCGGCGCCTCCCCCGCCCCCAGCAGCGTGACGCGCTGCACGACAAAGAGAGGGCGTCCACGCTGGGGACCCCGGCCCCCAGCGACGCCTCGGCGTGGATCTTCAGGCAGGAAGTCTTGTTGCCCATCGagtttgtctgtatgtgtgtgtacagagCTTGGCTGTACTGTGAAATTAAAAACATGGCACGGGGAGGAAAGTGACGTTTACCGCCAAGGGGGCTGGTGGGCGCGGGGCCTCCTCACCATGCAgcgtcttcccttttcttccccttccccaccacccagtGACACCCGGTCCATTGCATCCCTCCCTGCACTgcatttccctattttttccctccccccgcccctccctcgtCACCCCAGCTTGGTCgagaaggaaacgagggaatTTTCACTTTCCTCCGTCTCGCGCCATTTTACttgcatgaaaaggaagaggagaaggaggagaaggagtaggaaaaatgggaggaggaggaaggggagaaggaggaggaaacgtagaACACATGGAAATGGTAAAAATCATCAGGACAGGAAACCGTACATCATCCATCCCACCTTAAAAAACACCCGAGCACTAAGAATACAGAGGGAAGCCAAGCAGCGAGGGAGGCCACACACCGCCTTGCATTGCCTCGACCACCTGAAAGAGGATCGACGCTAGGCGGAATTCCAGCAGGCAAACAAAAGCGTCCAGAAAGTCCAGCaccgagaatgaagagaaaaaaatgtgcatCCTAAACCAacctgaaaaaaaagagaacatacAAAGCTCGGGCAAGCGATTCATGACATCCATAGACCCGGAGGCAAATAAATaggtggagaggaagataaaaaaaacatagaaaggaaggaaaaaaagaaaggtattgGGCTGCGTCATTTAGTCACCAAAAAAGGAAAGCATACAAAGCCCATTAAGCCATTCAATCCATGGACccaagaatagagagagagaaagagggaatgaacagGGCGAGGAATGCAGCAAATCaagcaaaaaatgaaggaaagtaagcaaaagaagaaaaaaacacatatacaacccAATCAGTCGCCAATATGACCCGTAGACCAAATggcagaaagaaagagggaatgcaGCAAATCaagcaaaaaatgaaggaaagtaagcagaagaaaaaaacacatatacaacccAATCAGTCGCCAATATGACCCGTAGACCAAATggcggaaagagaaagaggaagagaaagaaagatgtacGGATTTCAgcttaaggagggagagaaatcaaAGGTACAGCTGAAGATTATGTTAAGAGCTAAGAGGTGTCATGAAGTAGAGTAGCTCCTCGCGCAATCTTGAAGTCGAAGTTTAGGACGCAGTCGAACAAAGTCTCTCTGTCTAGGTCTGTACTGCGGGGCGGGGATGACCTCACCACAAAGGTACTCACGGAAACTCACCGACTGAATGCAAACAAGTGTAGCTAAATCCATAAATCCACAAAGAGAGTAAATCGTCACATCAGCaggaaaccccccccccccaaaaaaaaaaaaaataaataaaggccaAAAAAACAACATAAGCGATGATAAGAGTAATAATTAAAAGCtgatgaccaaaaaaaaaacgatgccgctaatttttttttaaatccacaAAGAAAAAATTTCGTCaccagaaatacaaaaaaaaacaataagggaataaaaacaaaaacaaataaacgataatgataataaatgatgatgaccacaaaaaacaaacaaacaaacaagtgtaGCTGAAAATCCATAAAtccaaaacgaaaagaaaagaaactgtcacgccacaaataataataataataataataataataataataataataataataataataataataataataatagaagcaaAAACGACGACTAGGCTAGACAAAAGCGAACCCGACAGAAATGTCTCTAAATTCATGCTTCCAAATGGCATCGCTTCTATAATACAAGAGCAGCAGGTTGACGGAGAGACagaatgaaagatagatagagcaaGGAATAATAGAAGCAATAGACGATGACAGACAAGCATGATATAAGGCGGAGGTTATCAAACTGGGGGTCGCGACCTCTCTCGGGGCAGCAGGGTCGCGAGGTGCTTTTGGGGTCGCAAGATTTTTAGACTGAAAATACAAGAGAACACGATTTGAATTTAcacttcaatcttttttttttttttttacaacaaaggagacagctcaagggcacaaaaaaaggaaacaataataaaaaaagcctgctactcgctgctcctacaaaaaagactcaaaagaggtggccgaaagagaggtcaatttcgggaggagaggcgtcatgattttccttttgtattttacCTGTCAATATAAAACGATACAGTGACAGCTTGCCGAGAGTACCTAGAGCCGTAGACTTAGACAAACAACCAACGACACCAAGAGATAGAGagcaaagaagaatagaagaagagctCAGCTACACAGTATGACTTGAGACTTGcaaggtcgtattttaaaacatttcgtcgcccaagaacacatatttgacaaggctttcgtatgagttatgggcatttccaggggtagttttatgaccctggtggtagtgtgagtcttcttctgtaccatgaagctgaagaaacactcattagaacccgactgaccccctctttgacctttagaaatactgatgtgagaagcgaacgtgTCTTTCAATACCAACCCAATTACAAGAcatatcgccacccaagaacacatatttgacaaggctttcgtaggagttgtgggcatttccaggggtagttttatgaccctggtggtagtgtgagtcttcttctgtaccatgaacctgaagaaacactcattagaacccgactgaccccctctttgacctttagaaataggtgaagtgagaagcgagagtgtcttcTAATACCAACCCAAGAGTTTATCCTGCATCCCCCCCCGGCTGCAATGAATGTACTGACTCCTTGAGGTTCGACTAATCTTTGTGAAGTTACTCTTTCTTAGCTGACATTATAATAAAGACACCGGTCACGTCttactaagggtcgtattttaaaacatttcgtcgcccaagttcacgtatctgacaaggctttcgaatgaGTTTAGGGAATttcaggagtagttgtatgatccTGGCGGTAGTTTGGACCGGTTTGGACCTTCTTCAGtggcatgaacctaaaaaaaccccACCCACTAGATTCcaatgatcccctctttgacgtttagaaatagttgatgtgagaagcgacagTCTTATAATGTCGACCTTAGCGTAAAGGAcggagttttatatatatatatatatatatatatatatatatatatatatatatatatatatatatatatatatatagagagagagagagagagagagagagtagaaggaatAATGGAGTAGCAGATAAATGTAAGAAAAACAGCCCCTTGAGCCAGCCCGGTGATGAGTGAAGGCCGTGTGTTCTTAGCGCAGATAGGCGTCGAGGATCAGGAGGCAGTACACGACGAGGTCCAGCACTTCCAGGCCCTCCAGGACGGCGTGCCACCAGGCCTTCCCGACCTCGGGGGCATCGCCTCCTGGGCACTCGGCATTGGCTCCAATGACTCCTCGTCGGGCACCGCCTCGCTAGCCTCGGCACTGGCTGGCGGGTTCCCTTCGTCAGacacaggctcaggcacaggctggTGAAGATCGTAGTAGAGTGCCAGGCACGATGACTCCCCCAAGTCAATTTCTGGCACAGCTGAGTCCTGGGCACTGACCGGTGGCTCCCCTTCGACAGGCTCAGTCTGGTGACGGTCGTGGTAGAGTGCCAGGGACGATGAATCCCCCAAGTCAGCCTCTGGCACTGCTGAGTCCTGGGCACTGGCTGAAGGGTCCTCTGGCACTGTAAGGATCTGGGAACTGGGCTGCGGGACCCACACGTGAGGCTCCGTCGTATGAAGGTCTCTGTACAGTGCCTGAGAAGAGGAATCCCCCAAGTCCGCCTCTGGCACTGCCTCGCGGGCCTCGGCACTGGGTGGTGGGTCCCCGCAGCAGGCTTCTGGCACTGTGGTGTTCTGGGCACTGGTGGCTGACGGGACCCCTTGGTGCGGCTCTGGCCCAACCTGGTGAAGGGCGCGGTAAACTGCCAGGGTCGATGGATCCCCCAAGTCAGCCTCTGGCACTGCCACGTCCTGGGCACTGGCCGAGGGGTCGCCGCGGTGCACTGCTGGCACTGTATACTCATGAACCGTATATGTTGGTGTCCTCAGGACTGGCTGAGGCACCGCCGCAAAGGCCGAGGCACTGACCTCGTCCGCCTTATCCGCCGGGACAGGGTCGTGCCATCCCTGGCCCTGGCCAAACtcctgctgcccagggctggccGGCGCGCCGCAGCCACCCTCGCGGGGGCCGAGGCACGCAGCGACCCCCTGGCCCACAAGCTCCCATTCACCGCCGCCGCGGCTGTGGAGCCACCCGTTACACGCCCACGGCCTGGCGTACCTGGACCGTGTGAAGGACAGGGTGGCAACGCAGTCCTCGTCGCCTgccaggctgaagaggaggagggccgcGTCTCCGGCCACGGCCTCCTCCAGCATTCCCAGCAGGCGGGCGAGGGGCATGGTGGCCGCGTAGACGGCCTCCCCTCGGCGGGAGCATTTAACCCTGATGGCGGTGCTGGGGTCCTCGTGGTGGAGCCCGACCAGGGGCAGGTGCTGCAGCTCCCTGCCCCGGCACACCTGCACCCCCTGGGTGCACACCCACCCCCGGCGGGGGAAGGTGAACCGCGCAAGGCGGCGCCTCCCCCGCCCCCAGCAGCGTGACGCGCTGCACGACAAAGAGAGGGCGTCCACGCTGGGGACCCCGGCCCCCAGCGACGCCTCGGCGTGGATCTTCAGGCAGGAAGTCTTGTTGCCCATCGagtttgtctgtatgtgtgtgtacagagCTTGGCTGTACTGTGAAATTAAAAACATGGCACGGGGAGGAAAGTGACGTTTACCGCCAAGGGGGCTGGTGGGCGCGGGGCCTCCTCACCATGCAgcgtcttcccttttcttccccttccccaccacccagtGACACCCGGTCCAT
This DNA window, taken from Eriocheir sinensis breed Jianghai 21 chromosome 53, ASM2467909v1, whole genome shotgun sequence, encodes the following:
- the LOC126983226 gene encoding uncharacterized protein LOC126983226 gives rise to the protein MFLISQYSQALYTHIQTNSMGNKTSCLKIHAEASLGAGVPSVDALSLSCSASRCWGRGRRRLARFTFPRRGWVCTQGVQVCRGRELQHLPLVGLHHEDPSTAIRVKCSRRGEAVYAATMPLARLLGMLEEAVAGDAALLLFSLAGDEDCVATLSFTRSRYARPWACNGWLHSRGGGEWELVGQGVAACLGPREGGCGAPASPGQQEFGQGQGWHDPVPADKADEVSASAFAAVPQPVLRTPTYTVHEYTVPAVHRGDPSASAQDVAVPEADLGDPSTLAVYRALHQVGPEPHQGVPSATSAQNTIVPEACCGDPPPSAEASEAVPEVDLGDSSSQALYRDLHTTEPHVWVPQPSSQILTVPEDPSASAQDSAVPEADLGESSSLALYHDRHQTEPVEGEPPVSAQDSAVPEIDLGESSCLALYYDLHQPVPEPVSDEGNPPASAEASEAVPDEESLEPMPSAQEAMPPRSGRPWWHAVLEGLEVLDLVVYCLLILDAYLR